Within Acidimicrobiia bacterium, the genomic segment CGGTTCGGGTTCGAGCTTTGGCCGGCACTCGCCGCCCGCGACCCCAGAACGGCCTCTCAGCAAGAGTCCCTCGAGCTGCTGAACGAAGCCCGCAACGCCATCGCTCACGACGACGAGGCCAGGCTCGCCGCGCTCGAGGCGCAGGGCAACCCGATCACGCTTCGCACGTTCCGCGCGTGGCAACGAGACCTCGACGGCCTCGCGAGTACCCTTGATGCCGAAGTCGCCGCGCATCTCGGACTGCTGTTCCAGCGGGCGACCCCCTGGTAGGTGTGTTCATGGCCACGAAGACGAACCTCAAGATCGGTGACCGCGTCCGCGTCCCCTGGGGCGTTGACGCGGTCGACGGCACGATCGTTCAACTCCACGGACCACCAGGTCGACGCTTCGCGCTCGTTCGAATCCCGGTCAGGGGTTCCGCCGGCGAGACACTCGAAGAGACCGAAGTCTCCCTGCCCGAACGCGAGCTGACAATCGTCGGACCGTAACCCGGCCGGATTCGCGATCATCACCGCACCGGTGCTTCTGCGTGGCTCGCGCATTCCTCGCCGAGGGTCACGCGCCCAGTTGACCGGCTTCCCTCCCGTCGGTCCGGACGCGCGAGATCAACCGCCGCGTGCAATCGAGAAAGGTGCGCGCCACAAGCCCCGCGACCGTGTCCAAGACGAGCCGGCTCTCGACCCGAGGATCGGCACAGCTTCACCACAAGAGAAGGCCAAACGCGGTTCGTCGCGGTCATGCACAGTCACCGCAAGTCGGCCCCTCGCCTGCGGAATACATGAATGTGCTGATCAGCGCCGTGGCCCAATCTACGTTCGCAACGTAGAGGTCGTGCATGGAGGGTCAGTCGACGCCGGCCGAGCGTTCCTCGAGATCCTCCCAATCACACGGACAAGCGCGGTGCGTCGCGATCGCGGCTGTCGGCCGGTTGCCCGATCTCGGGCCACAGTTGGGCCACAACGAGCGGCTGATAGTGGTCCTTCGCGGTCACCAGCGGTCAAGAGAAATGGCGCCTCACCAGCACGTTCGCGAACTCGACACTGGTCAGCCAGCCACATCGGTCAGCTTCCCAAGCTGAGAACGCGAGTTCGATTCTCGTCACCCGCTCGTACGACGCCGGACTTCGCCACCATGCTCGTGCTCGGCGACGAGCAGCTCCCGGGTGCCTTCGGAGGGACAACGTCCGAACCCTTCTCGCGACGGCAGCCATCTCCCGCCCGCCCGTACGCACGTCTTCGAGCGGGCGTTCAAGGGGTCAAACAGATCGGCCGACATTCGTCGTGACGGGCGACGGGAGGCTTCGTCTCCCAAGAGGACCCCATGACGACGCGGCGTCACCCATCAACGATCGGACGTGCGCTCGCGACCGCGTTGGTCGCGGCGATGGTGTTCCTCGCGCCCGCTTCTCTGATATCGGCGGCTGCCCAGTCCGACCCGAACGCGACACGAGTGGATGACCCTACCCTCGCCCGGGAACGCCTGGACGCTGCCCGTGCACTCGCCGCCGCCGCCGCCGAGCGCATGTCGGCGGCCCAGTCCGAACAGGCTGACCTCGAGGTAGCGATCGCCCGAGGCGAAGCGGCGATCCCCGTGCTCCGCACACGCGCCGATGGATTGCGGGCGATGGTGCGGGAACGCGCGGCTCGGCTCTACATGCGGCTTGCAACACCCAGGTTCGACGCGGTCGTCGGCATCGACAACGTCGTCGACGCCGCGCGCGCCGCGCACCTCACCGAGGCCATCGGCGATCACGACCAGTCCCTCGCCACGGAGCTCCAGAACACCGCACGCGAGCTCGAGGGACGCCTCGTACAGCTCCGCGCGCAGCGCGCCGAGCTCGACCGCACCATTGCTGCACTCGTGCCGCTGCAAGGGATACTCGAGAACCGGGTCGAACGCGCGGTAGCGGCCTACCGGGCGGTGCGTACCACGATCGAACCGCGCGGCGAGTCACCCGACGTCGGCATCAGCTCCGGGGACGCCGTGTGGGAGACCTTCCGAGAGTGCACCTTCGCCTATGAGTCCGGCGGGAATTACAAAATCGTGTCGCCGGACGGCGCCTACTACGGAGCGTGGCAGTTTGCGATCCGGACATGGAACGCGGTCGCTGCCCGCCTTGGCCGTGACGACCTCGTCGGCGTGCTCCCATCACAAGCATCTCCAGCCGATCAGGACGCTGTCGCTCATGCGCTCTGGCTGGAGTCCGGCAACCGGCCGTGGGGTGGGCGCTGCTGAGTGCGCGCCCGTCGAACGCCGTGTGCCGGTCTGCGTTCGAGTTTGTCGTCAGTCGGTTTCGTCAGCGCCGGGCGTTCCAGGACGCGACGAGCCGCTCGGCGGGCACGGCCGCACGGTCGATCACAGCGTTCACCCGTGGCCACCGCGTGAGGACGCTCCGGCGGACGCTGGTGCGGTACCGCGCGTGCGCGGCCCATTCGGGGTCATCGCGGTCGAGACCCCAGGCGCGGCACAATCGGTCCAGGCTCCGCTCGTACCAAACCCCGCTCCAGCGGAGAAGGAAGCTCGGCAGGTCGGTCGGCGAGACCGACGCTGGCACGATGTATGTACACGTCACCTCGGGCACGAACCACGCTGCTGCGCCGAGCCGTTGGTGGTGGAGGGCGAGGTCGGTGTGGTCGAACCACGACAGCAATTCCTCGTCGAGGCCGCCGATGCGCTCGAGCAGCTCACGCCGGATGGCGACAGCGTGGAACTCCGACTGGATCCGTTCGACCGGTTCGAGCTCGGTAGCGACCTCGTGCCACAGTCGGTTCAGGTGGTGCTGGCGCTCCCGGACGTGTCGGACGCCGTCCTCCCCAATGCTCACCTCGAGGTCGGCCCCGAGGCCGTGCACGAACTGGCCGCTCCGGCCGTCCTGCAGGTATGCGGGGTAGACACTCACCGCCCCGCGGGCCTCGCCGACGGCGAGCAGAGTGTCCAACCACCCGTCGTCGAGTACGACGTCGTTTTCGACGAAGGCGATCCATTCCGTGTGGGCACCATCCGCCCCGAGGTTGCGAGCCTCGTTGGCGGCGAGATGACGGCTCCGCCGGACGACGCGGATCCGACCCGAAGCTGCATACCGGTCGAGGATGGCGGCGACCGGTCGAGGGGCCCGAGCGTCGACCACGACGACGTCGTGACGTTGGTCGGTACGGGCGAGCAGGAGGTCGAGCGTGGTGGGGGTTTGCGCCCAACGGTCACGGGCGACCACTACCACGGTCGTGGGCGGTGTGGTCGCCACGGCCGAAATGCTACAAGCGCGGCCCATGCGAGGCGGCGAGTTCCTTCGAGGGGGGCTCGGGCTCGGTGTGCTGCGGGTGCGCTACTGGGCAGTTCCTTCGGGTGGCTCGTAGTGCATCATCGGGTTCCCGGCGCCGATGAGGATGAACTCGCAGCCGTCGGGTCCCGCGGTCTCGGGTCCGTAGAACGTTCCGGCGCGTACCCAGCGCACGTCGCCGGGTCGGTACGTGCCCTCGTCGCCGACCCGCATCTCACCTGCGGTGAAGATGTAGAAGGTGTCGGCCTCGTGCCAGTGCTGTGGCTCGACGTAGTTCTGGCCGTGACGCACCTGCATTACCCATGGCCCGTCCTGCAAGCTGTCACCGAGGAACTTCATCCACACGTCGGGAAATCCTTCGACCGGTTGCCATTCCACCTCGTCGAGCGTCGTCTTGCGCCAGTTGGCCACGGATCGGCCTCCTTCTTCGGGCTGGCTTCTTCGGCTGGCTTCATCGGGCCGGTCGCCAAGAGTCCGGCTCTTCTGAGAGGCTGACCGCGCAGTCTCGCTCGCGCAAGGGGTACGAAGCTGACCGCCGGCTCGCGCTGCCCTTCCCGCAGTACGCGACCGGAGGCGACGTGAGCCTCATCTGGTGGGACAGAGACGTCACCGGCACCTCGAACATCGCCGCGAGCGAGGGCAAGGGCATGTGGCGCTACCTCGACAGCGCCAAGCGCTACCTGGCGGGCTTACTCCCCGCGGGCGCGCCCAAGTTCTTCGACCTGCGATGGGTGCCCTTCGAGCGGCGCGTGATCGAGCGGCCCGCCGCGTTCGAGAACCCCTGAGCCCAGCCATAGCGTGAGCGTCATGCGGGGCCCCGTTCAACGCGCGATGCGACTCGAGTACCTCACCGTGGGGTGGAACACGCTCGAAGTCGTCGTGACGATCGCGCTCGGGATCGCGTCAGGCTCGCTCGCCCTCGTCGCCTTCGGCCTGGACTCGCTGGTGGAGATCTTCGCTTCCGTCACCGTGCTGTGGCAGCTGCACCGCGGGGGCGTCGCGACCCCGCGCGCGATGGCAATGGTGGGGATCGCGTTCCTCGCCCTCGCGGGCCTCCTCCTCACCAGCGCCGCGATTGCGCTCGCGGCCGGACACGAGGCCGACGACTCTCCGGTCGGCATCGCGTACCTCGCAGTGACAGCGTTGGTGATGTTCCTGCTGGCGCACCAGAAGCGCATGCTGAGCTTGACGCTCGTAAACCACCCGCTTGCGACAGAAGCCCGCCTCACGTTCCTCGACGGCGTCCTCGCGACGAGCGTGCTTGCCGCGCTCGTCGCCAACGCACTGGCAGGCGTGTGGTGGGCCGATCCGTTGGGCGCCGCGGTTGTCGGTGCGGTTGCGATCGGTGAGGGAATCGACGCGTGGCGTGACAGTCGCGATCCGTCGCGAATGGTGGAGGAGAGGAACTCAGGGTGCTAGTGGTCGCGCGCCTGGGGCGGGTTGTCGGCGAGCGGGATGTCGGGAGCGGAGAGGTGCTCGGCCACGATCGTTACCGTGACGCGAACCTGTCCCGGCCGGTCGAACGGGTAGCGATCGACGCCCATGTAGTGGTGCGCGAGGCCGTCGATGAATGTGTGGTCGGGGTCGTCTTCCATGCGAGCACGGCCGCGGATCTCGACGTATCGATTCGGGTTGTTGCGATGCGCCACCGCCATCGTGACGCGATCGTCGCGCAGGAGGTTGCGGTACTTCTTCCGGTCCTTGGTGGTGCTG encodes:
- a CDS encoding cation transporter, which codes for MRGPVQRAMRLEYLTVGWNTLEVVVTIALGIASGSLALVAFGLDSLVEIFASVTVLWQLHRGGVATPRAMAMVGIAFLALAGLLLTSAAIALAAGHEADDSPVGIAYLAVTALVMFLLAHQKRMLSLTLVNHPLATEARLTFLDGVLATSVLAALVANALAGVWWADPLGAAVVGAVAIGEGIDAWRDSRDPSRMVEERNSGC
- a CDS encoding PPOX class F420-dependent oxidoreductase, with protein sequence MPSPESLPIPESVHDILTDKPTGFVATVRPDGMLSVTPVGLMFDGEYVRFSTTKDRKKYRNLLRDDRVTMAVAHRNNPNRYVEIRGRARMEDDPDHTFIDGLAHHYMGVDRYPFDRPGQVRVTVTIVAEHLSAPDIPLADNPPQARDH
- a CDS encoding transglycosylase family protein, whose product is MTTRRHPSTIGRALATALVAAMVFLAPASLISAAAQSDPNATRVDDPTLARERLDAARALAAAAAERMSAAQSEQADLEVAIARGEAAIPVLRTRADGLRAMVRERAARLYMRLATPRFDAVVGIDNVVDAARAAHLTEAIGDHDQSLATELQNTARELEGRLVQLRAQRAELDRTIAALVPLQGILENRVERAVAAYRAVRTTIEPRGESPDVGISSGDAVWETFRECTFAYESGGNYKIVSPDGAYYGAWQFAIRTWNAVAARLGRDDLVGVLPSQASPADQDAVAHALWLESGNRPWGGRC
- a CDS encoding glycosyltransferase, which codes for MATTPPTTVVVVARDRWAQTPTTLDLLLARTDQRHDVVVVDARAPRPVAAILDRYAASGRIRVVRRSRHLAANEARNLGADGAHTEWIAFVENDVVLDDGWLDTLLAVGEARGAVSVYPAYLQDGRSGQFVHGLGADLEVSIGEDGVRHVRERQHHLNRLWHEVATELEPVERIQSEFHAVAIRRELLERIGGLDEELLSWFDHTDLALHHQRLGAAAWFVPEVTCTYIVPASVSPTDLPSFLLRWSGVWYERSLDRLCRAWGLDRDDPEWAAHARYRTSVRRSVLTRWPRVNAVIDRAAVPAERLVASWNARR